The proteins below come from a single Streptomyces tubercidicus genomic window:
- a CDS encoding CBS domain-containing protein has product MRARDLAVDYEAVSIDSDALVAARLMAEHKLPGLLVLDEHGRPRAILPASQMIKVLVPGYVIEDPALAPVVDEKHADQLCRALAGRSVGDCLPVDAPPPPIADPDDTALEVAALMARVRSPLIAVADQAENGTHLLGVVTAAHLLHELLKASGS; this is encoded by the coding sequence GTGCGCGCACGAGATCTGGCCGTTGACTACGAAGCAGTGAGCATCGACAGCGATGCCCTGGTGGCGGCGCGGCTGATGGCCGAGCACAAGCTCCCCGGCCTCCTGGTGCTCGACGAGCACGGCCGTCCCAGGGCGATCCTCCCGGCCTCACAGATGATCAAGGTCCTGGTGCCGGGGTATGTCATCGAGGATCCGGCCCTCGCCCCGGTCGTCGACGAGAAGCACGCCGATCAGCTCTGCCGGGCCCTGGCCGGGCGCAGCGTCGGCGACTGCCTGCCTGTAGACGCACCCCCGCCTCCCATCGCGGACCCCGATGACACCGCGCTGGAAGTGGCGGCACTCATGGCCCGCGTGCGCAGTCCACTGATCGCCGTCGCCGACCAGGCCGAGAACGGCACGCACCTGCTCGGCGTGGTCACCGCCGCCCACCTGCTGCACGAACTCCTCAAAGCATCCGGAAGCTGA